In Streptomyces sp. SLBN-118, the following are encoded in one genomic region:
- a CDS encoding DUF4440 domain-containing protein, with product MTDLTQAVNAAMEAEFRLLDPAVYLSPVRMAELLHPDYRKFGTSGRIRDRNATIAALASRDASVPRPITTSRIHGIQLAPDVVHLTFDTETGARRAHRSSLWRLTDEGWLLYFHQGTGFSGDERGHGR from the coding sequence GTGACTGACCTCACCCAGGCGGTGAATGCTGCCATGGAGGCGGAGTTCCGTCTGCTCGACCCGGCCGTGTATCTCTCCCCGGTGCGGATGGCCGAGCTGCTTCACCCGGACTACCGGAAGTTCGGCACCTCGGGCCGTATCCGGGACCGGAACGCGACCATCGCCGCGCTTGCATCGCGGGACGCGTCCGTGCCACGGCCGATCACCACCTCGCGGATACACGGCATTCAGCTCGCGCCCGACGTCGTGCATCTGACCTTTGACACCGAGACGGGGGCGCGTCGCGCCCACCGCAGCTCGCTGTGGCGGCTGACCGACGAGGGCTGGCTGCTCTACTTCCACCAGGGCACGGGGTTCAGCGGCGACGAGCGGGGACACGGGCGGTAG
- a CDS encoding DUF1697 domain-containing protein: MTTRYAALLRGINVGGHRKVPMPELRELLTELGHGDVATYLQSGNAVFNSASDDEKALTTALERAIHRRFGFAVDCVVRSGPYLRAVADDCPFPADRLEARQLHVTYFSEPVGPERLASIHAEAYLPEEFRLGDRVLYLYAPNGLGRSKLAEALGRPSLFKDIVATTRNWNTVVKLVELTRD; the protein is encoded by the coding sequence ATGACCACGAGGTATGCGGCACTCCTGCGCGGGATCAATGTGGGCGGACACAGAAAGGTCCCGATGCCCGAACTCCGTGAACTGCTCACGGAACTGGGCCACGGAGACGTCGCCACGTATCTGCAGAGCGGCAACGCCGTCTTCAATAGCGCCTCGGACGACGAGAAGGCACTCACGACGGCGCTGGAGCGAGCCATCCACAGGCGCTTCGGCTTCGCCGTCGACTGCGTGGTGCGCAGCGGCCCGTATCTGCGGGCCGTGGCCGACGACTGCCCCTTTCCGGCGGATCGGCTGGAGGCCAGACAACTGCACGTCACTTATTTCTCGGAGCCGGTGGGACCCGAGCGGCTCGCGTCGATCCACGCGGAGGCGTATCTGCCGGAGGAGTTCCGGCTCGGCGACCGGGTGCTGTATCTGTACGCGCCGAACGGTCTCGGCCGCTCCAAACTGGCCGAAGCGCTCGGAAGGCCCAGCCTGTTCAAGGACATTGTTGCCACCACCCGTAACTGGAACACCGTCGTCAAGCTGGTGGAGCTGACCCGTGACTGA
- a CDS encoding S8 family peptidase, translating to MATHKRASRIKLTAAITAVAAAAGVTVFGTSFAGAATPAEGTVYGANAEGAVAGSYIVMLDQKADKQDLAKEYGGKLQRNFSSAINGFSASGLSETEAKRLAADPAVAKVVQNKKFSINATQDNPPSWGLDRIDQADTAGDKKYTYPDSAGEGVTAYVIDTGVRISHKDFGGRAAHGFDAVDNDDSADDGNGHGTHVAGTIAGTAHGVAKKAKIVAVRVLDNNGSGTTEQVVAGIDWVTKNHKGPSVANMSLGGGADEALDEAVRKAIASGVTFAVAAGNESADASQGSPARVKEAITVASSTKEDAQSAFSNFGEIVDIYAPGSDITSAWNDSDEGTKTISGTSMATPHVVGAAAVYLGAHQDATPEQVAKALTDGATADKITNPSAGTPNKLLKVVE from the coding sequence ATGGCAACTCATAAGCGTGCGAGCAGGATCAAGCTCACCGCGGCCATAACTGCCGTGGCTGCCGCAGCCGGAGTGACCGTATTCGGCACGTCCTTCGCGGGAGCCGCGACTCCCGCCGAGGGCACCGTCTACGGTGCGAACGCCGAAGGCGCCGTCGCCGGCAGCTACATCGTGATGCTGGACCAGAAGGCCGACAAGCAGGACCTGGCCAAGGAGTACGGCGGCAAGCTGCAGCGCAACTTCAGCTCCGCCATCAACGGCTTCTCCGCCAGCGGCCTTTCGGAGACCGAGGCCAAGCGCCTCGCCGCCGACCCGGCCGTCGCCAAGGTCGTCCAGAACAAGAAGTTCTCGATCAACGCGACCCAGGACAACCCGCCGTCCTGGGGCCTGGACCGCATCGACCAGGCCGACACCGCCGGCGACAAGAAGTACACCTACCCGGACAGCGCCGGTGAAGGCGTGACGGCGTACGTCATCGACACCGGAGTCCGCATCTCCCACAAGGACTTCGGTGGCCGCGCCGCGCACGGCTTCGACGCCGTCGACAACGACGACTCCGCCGACGACGGCAATGGCCACGGCACCCATGTCGCGGGCACCATCGCCGGTACGGCCCACGGCGTAGCCAAGAAGGCGAAGATCGTCGCGGTGCGGGTGCTGGACAACAACGGCTCCGGCACCACCGAGCAGGTCGTCGCGGGCATCGACTGGGTCACCAAGAACCACAAGGGCCCGTCCGTCGCCAACATGAGCCTCGGCGGCGGCGCCGACGAGGCGCTCGACGAGGCCGTCCGCAAGGCGATCGCCTCCGGCGTCACCTTCGCGGTCGCGGCGGGCAACGAGTCCGCCGACGCGAGCCAGGGCTCCCCGGCGCGCGTGAAGGAGGCCATCACGGTCGCCTCGTCCACCAAGGAGGACGCGCAGTCGGCCTTCTCCAACTTCGGCGAGATCGTGGACATCTACGCCCCCGGCTCGGACATCACCTCGGCGTGGAACGACAGCGACGAGGGCACCAAGACCATCTCCGGCACCTCCATGGCGACCCCCCACGTCGTCGGCGCCGCAGCGGTCTACCTCGGCGCCCACCAGGACGCGACCCCGGAGCAGGTGGCGAAGGCGCTGACCGACGGTGCCACGGCCGACAAGATCACCAACCCCAGCGCGGGCACGCCCAACAAGCTGCTGAAGGTCGTCGAGTAA
- a CDS encoding MMPL family transporter, producing MGNAGGGPRGVAARAGGWSAQHRWAAVGIWVLFVLLAMAAGSAAGNVKLKDDEQLKGETTQAAKITAKAGVEEPAGETVLVQARNGSVKATDPGFRKAVDDVVTAVGDTGAVTAVTSPYDTKSISKDGRSALVQFDVRGDADTAGDRIEPVLKAVATVQDKHKELRIEEIGGASMRKTFDDAFGDDFKQAELSAVPVALGILLIAFGALVAALLPVGLAITAIMATTGLMGVVSHFQPMSDSASSVMLLVGLAVGVDYCLFYLRREREERAAGHDAHTAMQIAAATSGRAVIVSGVTVCVAMAGMLFTGIGTFESMGLASLIVVAVAMVGSVTVLPALLSLLGERVEKGRIPFLNRKKRGGNGTNSGSRVWTRVLGTVLKRPVVSLVVAAGALVAIALPALGMKTQNLTLDQEFGDSVPIVATYGRVNEAFPGGADPAVVVVKADDINAGPVKQGIDDFRKQAVSSGASRGPVEVVRHDAQGIAFVYVPLVGGSDQGKAEKSLDILRKEVRPATLGRIDGLQAPITGQVAGSKDFNDQLTGAVTPVFAFVVVFAFILMLLSFRSLTIAITSIVLNLLSVGAAYGILTAVFQHGWGASLVGAEGVGAIVTWLPLFLFVILFGLSMDYHVFVVSRIREAKLAGRGTRDAITHGVVTTAGVVTSAAVIMVAVFAIFGTLSMQSMKQMGVGLAAAVLIDATIIRGVLLPAIMALLGESNWYFPKWLRWLPDLTHDESAVAPAQVMGTHHDDDRPDPVRV from the coding sequence ATGGGGAACGCAGGAGGGGGTCCGCGCGGAGTCGCCGCGCGGGCCGGCGGCTGGAGTGCTCAGCACCGCTGGGCCGCCGTGGGGATCTGGGTGCTTTTCGTCCTGCTCGCCATGGCGGCCGGTTCGGCTGCGGGCAACGTCAAACTCAAGGACGACGAACAGCTGAAGGGTGAGACCACGCAGGCCGCGAAGATCACAGCGAAGGCCGGCGTCGAGGAACCGGCCGGCGAGACCGTGCTCGTCCAGGCCCGCAACGGCTCGGTGAAAGCCACCGACCCGGGATTCCGCAAGGCCGTCGACGACGTGGTCACGGCAGTCGGCGACACGGGTGCCGTCACCGCGGTGACGTCGCCGTACGACACCAAGAGCATCTCGAAGGACGGACGCAGCGCGCTCGTCCAGTTCGATGTGCGCGGAGACGCCGATACGGCTGGTGACCGGATCGAGCCGGTACTCAAGGCCGTTGCCACGGTCCAGGACAAGCACAAGGAGCTGCGGATCGAGGAGATCGGCGGCGCCAGTATGCGAAAGACCTTCGACGACGCGTTCGGCGACGACTTCAAGCAGGCGGAGCTCTCCGCGGTACCGGTCGCGCTCGGCATTCTGCTGATCGCCTTCGGCGCCCTGGTGGCCGCACTGCTGCCGGTGGGCCTTGCCATCACCGCGATCATGGCGACGACGGGGCTGATGGGCGTCGTCAGCCACTTCCAGCCGATGAGCGACAGCGCGAGCTCAGTGATGCTGCTGGTGGGTCTGGCGGTCGGCGTCGACTACTGCCTGTTCTATCTGCGGCGCGAGCGCGAGGAGCGGGCCGCGGGACACGACGCGCACACAGCGATGCAGATCGCCGCGGCGACCAGTGGCCGGGCCGTCATCGTCTCCGGTGTGACGGTGTGTGTGGCGATGGCGGGCATGCTCTTCACCGGCATCGGCACGTTCGAGTCGATGGGCCTGGCCTCGCTGATCGTGGTGGCCGTGGCGATGGTGGGCTCGGTGACGGTGCTGCCGGCGCTGCTTTCGCTGCTCGGCGAGCGGGTGGAGAAGGGGCGCATCCCCTTCCTGAACCGCAAGAAGCGCGGCGGGAACGGCACCAACAGCGGCAGCCGCGTGTGGACCCGGGTCCTCGGCACCGTACTGAAGCGTCCCGTGGTGTCGTTGGTGGTGGCCGCTGGAGCGCTGGTCGCCATCGCACTGCCCGCTCTCGGCATGAAGACGCAGAACCTCACGCTCGACCAGGAGTTCGGCGACTCCGTGCCGATCGTGGCGACCTACGGACGGGTCAACGAGGCGTTCCCGGGCGGTGCGGACCCGGCGGTGGTCGTCGTCAAGGCGGACGACATCAACGCGGGGCCGGTGAAGCAGGGGATCGACGACTTCCGTAAGCAGGCGGTGAGTTCGGGCGCGTCCCGGGGGCCCGTCGAAGTGGTGCGCCACGACGCGCAGGGCATCGCGTTTGTATACGTTCCGCTGGTGGGCGGCTCCGACCAGGGCAAGGCGGAGAAGAGCCTGGACATCCTGCGCAAGGAGGTTCGTCCGGCGACACTCGGCAGGATCGACGGGCTCCAGGCGCCGATCACCGGTCAGGTCGCGGGCTCGAAGGACTTCAACGACCAGCTCACCGGGGCCGTGACACCTGTCTTCGCCTTTGTGGTGGTGTTCGCCTTCATCCTGATGCTGCTGTCGTTCCGGTCGCTGACGATCGCGATCACCTCCATCGTGCTCAACCTGCTGTCGGTCGGCGCGGCGTACGGAATTCTCACCGCGGTCTTCCAGCACGGCTGGGGAGCGTCGCTGGTCGGCGCGGAGGGCGTGGGCGCCATCGTCACATGGCTGCCGCTGTTCCTCTTCGTAATCCTGTTCGGACTCTCGATGGACTACCACGTGTTCGTGGTGTCCCGGATCCGCGAGGCGAAGCTGGCGGGGCGCGGGACGCGGGACGCGATCACGCACGGCGTGGTGACGACGGCGGGCGTGGTCACGAGCGCGGCGGTCATCATGGTGGCGGTGTTCGCGATCTTCGGCACGCTGTCGATGCAGTCCATGAAGCAGATGGGTGTCGGCCTCGCCGCAGCGGTGCTGATCGACGCGACGATCATCCGCGGGGTGCTGCTTCCGGCGATCATGGCGCTGCTCGGCGAGAGCAACTGGTACTTCCCGAAGTGGCTGCGGTGGCTTCCGGACCTGACCCACGACGAGTCCGCGGTGGCTCCCGCCCAGGTCATGGGGACGCACCACGACGACGACCGCCCGGACCCGGTGCGGGTCTGA